GCGTACCTGTTCTTGAAAAAAGGAGCAAACAGGCGTGATTGGAACAATATCACATCCAAATCATTAAGTGGTCTTCGACCGCACAGAGTCTCGTCGCATACGGCTCACACACGGTCTACACGAACGTTCAGGAGCCTCATGTGACAGGCCAATACACACTAGCCAGCCGTTCCGCTGGTGTGCGTGCTTTGATGACGCGTCCTGCACGTTGCTGGTGCCGGGAACGAAACTTGAAAGACCACTGAGTCGCCCGGTGCGTCCCACGAGAAGCACGAAAATAGATAGTAGTAACACGGTGAGGCCCAGCCACCTTCGGTACTCAGTTGTACCGTTTGCTACCGAAAATAGGAACGGTTTAGAAGCGATGGCAGCCTAGAGGAACTCGTGTGTACGCTCACCCTCGCGTGGCAGGTGTTCGACGACACGCCAATCGTCGTCGCCGCCAACCGTGACGAACGATTAGACCGCCCCTCGACGCCGCCGACGACGTGGGACGGCGACCCGATCATCGTTGCCCCTGGCGACAGCGAAGCGGGCGGTACCTGGATTGGCTACAACGAACACGGCGTGTTCGTCGCCATCACCAACCGCTGGGTGGACGGCGAACTCGTTCCCGAACGCTCCCGCGGATTGCTCGTCAGAGACGCGCTTCGCTACGAGACTGCAGAGGAGGCCACCCGGTTCGTCGAGCGCGAACTGGACGCCCGCGAGTACGACGGCTTCAACCTCGTGCTCGCCGACGCGAACGCCGCGCTGTTGGTCGAGTGGGATGGCAGTCGCACGATTCGAAACTTCGACCCGGGCATCCACGTCGTCGTGAACGTCGGCGTTGACGGCGAATTCTTCGAGCCACCCCGCTTCCCAGACGCTGGCGAAATCCAGTCGCAGAACGCGATTCGGCTCCTCGAAACGCTCGAACCGAAACCAGCAGAGACCGCAGAGGCCTGGCTCAGACGGGCACAGACGGTCATCGCGGACCACGACTACGGCGTCTGCATCCACGAGGATGGCTACGGGACGCGCTCGTCGTCGCTCATCACGATTGGCCGCGATGGCGACGCGACCTACGACTTTGCCGCCGGGTCGCCGTGTACGACCGAGTACGAACCGGTCGAAGGTCAGATTTAACCTGCTCGGGGGAATTTGTTCAAGCCATGAGTACGGCAGAAGCGGAGGCTGAACTCTCCGAGGACGAGCGCGCAGGACTCGAACTCATCCGCGAGTCGGGTGGCGTCTACCAGAGCGACTTCTGGAAGGAACTCGACGTGAACTCTCGCAAGGGGAGTCGCATCATCGAATCGCTGCTCGAAAAAGACTTCATTCGCCGCGAAGAGGCCGTCTACAACGGTCACACGACCTACTTCGTCACGCCCGCCCCGAAGGACCTCGACTTCTCGCTGTTGATGGCCGGCGACCTGCTCTCGCCGTTCATCGGAGAGGAAGACATCGACCCGCGCAGTGACGCCCTGAGTCACTGGATTATGAACCTCGCCTACAACGGATAGGCCCGGCTCGGTCACTCGCTGCTTTTTCGCTGCTTGGCTGTACCGAGCGCCGCGCCCAGTGCGATACCGACGCCGAGACCGACTGCGACGTTGTCTATCGCCACGCCGATGGCCGCGCCGAGGGCGGTTCCGATAGCAATCCACACGCCTATCGATTGTGAAGACTGGCTAGCCATAGCTCACGGTTGTCGGCAGCGATAAAAGCGGTTGTCGTGACTCAGGCCAGCACGCTGCCGGCGCGAATGATGGTCTCCTCGCCGAAGGCCGGACCGATTAGCTGGAGGCCGACCGGAAGTCCATCAGTCTCGCCCGCCGGGACGGAGATGGCCGGCAGGTTCGCGAGGTTGATGGGAACAGTGTTCGCGTCTGCGAGGTACATCTGAAGTGGGTCAGAAAGGCTCTCGCCGAGTTTGAACGGCGGCGTCGGCATCGTCGGACTCGCGAGCACGTCTACGTCCTCGAAGGCGCTGTCGAAGTCCTGTTTGATCCACTCGCGGGCGTCCTGTGCCTTTTTGTAGTAGCGGTCGTGGTACCCCGCAGAGAGGGCGTAGGTGCCGAGCA
This sequence is a window from Haladaptatus sp. QDMS2. Protein-coding genes within it:
- a CDS encoding NRDE family protein — translated: MCTLTLAWQVFDDTPIVVAANRDERLDRPSTPPTTWDGDPIIVAPGDSEAGGTWIGYNEHGVFVAITNRWVDGELVPERSRGLLVRDALRYETAEEATRFVERELDAREYDGFNLVLADANAALLVEWDGSRTIRNFDPGIHVVVNVGVDGEFFEPPRFPDAGEIQSQNAIRLLETLEPKPAETAEAWLRRAQTVIADHDYGVCIHEDGYGTRSSSLITIGRDGDATYDFAAGSPCTTEYEPVEGQI
- a CDS encoding MarR family transcriptional regulator, with protein sequence MSTAEAEAELSEDERAGLELIRESGGVYQSDFWKELDVNSRKGSRIIESLLEKDFIRREEAVYNGHTTYFVTPAPKDLDFSLLMAGDLLSPFIGEEDIDPRSDALSHWIMNLAYNG